The Rhizobium favelukesii DNA segment ACAAGAGGAGTTATCGCAACAAGCTCATCTATGTCATCGGCAAGACGCGTGGAGACGGCGTAACGGGCCTGCGAATATTGAACATGTCCGTCAAAAATGCCGGTGGTGAATGCATCAGGCTTCGCTACCAGACGCGTCGAAACGAGATTGCCTATTCGCAGATCAGCAATTGCGGCCGCTACGACTTCGCCTTCAGAGATGGCGGCAAGAACGGCGAGGGCATCTACATTGGCACCGCGCCGGAGCAGCGGGGCGCTCATGGAGCTCCGGACCGATCCGTCGACGCCTCAGACGGCAATCTCGTCCATCACAATGTCATCGACACCAAGGGCAACGAGTGCGTTGATATCAAGGAAGGGTCAAGCCGTAACATCGTCGAGCACAATCAATGTTCCGGCCAGAAGGACAAGAACTCGGGCGGCTTCGATTCTCGCGGCAACAACAACGTCTTCCGCTACAACACTGTTAGCAATGTGCGAGGCGCTGGGGTGCGTCTCGGTGGTGACAGCGACAAGGACGGCCTCCACAACGATGTCTATGGCAACACGTTTCGCAAAGTCGGAGTAGCGGTCGTGCGCGCAGAGCGCGGTCCACAGGGCAAGGTGTGCGGCAACACCTCGCAGAGCAGTTCCGAAAAGAAAAAGGGCAAGGTACCGGTCGAACCACTCGCCAAATGCTGACGGTTGCTGCCGCCGCAGCCAGGTGTCTCGGTCCGCTTCTCAATTGGATGACAGCTTCTGAAGTGCGGCCTGCGCCAGGGGATATCCGCCCGCTGCCGACTTTTCCAACCACTGCCGACCTGTCGCGTCGTCCTGCGCGTCGTCGGTCGACTGAAGCATCATCATGCCCAGAAGATATTGCGCCTCCGGATCATTCTGCTTGGCTGCGCTTTCGCGATAGGTCTGTGCCTTCTCAAGCGAGGCATCGACGCCGGTGCCGTAGTAATAGGCATTGCCAAGCACCTTTGAGGCTCTCGCATATCCACTGGCTGCAGCCGACTGAAGACTGCCGATGATCTGGTCCTTCCGGCTCTTGTTGACATCGGAACGCGACAGAGCCCGTGACAGATAATCGATGGCATCAGCGTTGCCGCGTTCCGCCAGGGTCTGGAATATCGAAATTGCCTCGTCGACCGCCTCCGGCTTGTCCTTCTTCCACAGGACCTGTGCCATCACCTTCAGCGCATTTGGATCGGCCGCCCGTCCCTCCGCCCGGATGGCAGCCATCGCTTCGTCCTGTACCGATGGTGGGTAATCGAGATTGAGCAATTGCTTCGCGGGCCTGCCGGCGTCGAGCGGATTGAGCGCTATCGATTGCAGGAGCAAGTCTGAGCTCACCGCGACATCGTCCGGCGTCTTGCTGAGCACGATGCGCTTGGCAATCTCGGTGTAGAGCTTTGCTCGGCGTGCCGGTTCAAGTCGAACCGCCCATTTCTTCGCCTCAGGGATGTTCTTGGGGGTGCCGCGGCCTTCGGCAAGAGCGAGCGCTGTCGCCTCGATGCCCTTGGCATTCCCGACAACAGCTGCCCATCGATACCACTTATAGGCCACCACGTCATTTTGCGGGACATCCAACCCGGCGTATTGAATCAATCCGTAGGCCGCCACGCAGCTCTTGCACCCACGCATGGCCTCCGCCGCAAGCGAGCGCAGGACGGCCGGGGTTCTGTCCCCAAAGGCATACTCGTTCATCAAGACGCCCTTGGCGAGAAGCCGTGTGGCGTCCCGCGACGTTGGACCTGCGAGCAGAAGGGCGAAGCCATAATTGGGATTGCGCACCTTTCGCTCGGGTGTGGTCAGTGCCGCTGTGGCGATCAACAGACGCTTGGGCAAGGGAAGCTTGACCGCCGCATTGACTTCGGGCCAGCCCTTCGCGATCCGCAGCTCCTCCCAATTCGCGTATGTCTCGACAACGGGCCTTGGCGTCGGCTTCACGATCTTCGCCGCTTCAGCGGTCGCGAGTGTTGATGTTGCCATCAGAGCGGTCAGCAATATGCGTAGGATGCTCTTCATGACGCCTACTCCTGCATTGACGTTTCAGTTTGCCAGGTCGACCGACTTGGTGAGCCAGCGCTGCGCTTCTTCGGTATCAGCTTTTGTGCCGAAGCCGATCTGCAGCGCGATTGCATATTTCTCAAAAGCGCCGCGGTAGCCCGCATGCGCCGCCTTCGAGAGCCATTCAGTGCTCTTGGCATCGGAGTGCTCGAACCCGTGGGTGCCAGCCGCGTAGAAATCGGAAACGTTGAGCATGGCGGCTCCATTCCCGAGCGCTGCTGCCTTCAGGGTCCAAGTTTTGGCTGCTTGCGTGAACGCGGGGCTGCCTTCGCAGAGCCGCAGATAAAGCCTGGACAAGAGGGTTGCGACCTGCTGTGAATTCTGCGCCGCGAGATCGCGCAGCAGCGCTTCCACCTTCTCGTCACCGCGTGTGGCATCGTCGAGCGTGGTCTGCTGCGACAGGATCTCTGTCACCAGGCTTTCCAGGGCCCCCTCGTCGCCAAGCCTCGCGCTTTTCACCAGCCACATGTAGCTGG contains these protein-coding regions:
- a CDS encoding right-handed parallel beta-helix repeat-containing protein encodes the protein MAHGFLASFLVVRMSVFCSCAAFAGASFAATLDVSPSPRRSIQAALNKAEPGDVIRLKPGVYYEDFKTVRNGKPGKPIVITGPRSAIVKGAGAPRVIEINHDYTVLRGFTVDGKVGAGNNKRSYRNKLIYVIGKTRGDGVTGLRILNMSVKNAGGECIRLRYQTRRNEIAYSQISNCGRYDFAFRDGGKNGEGIYIGTAPEQRGAHGAPDRSVDASDGNLVHHNVIDTKGNECVDIKEGSSRNIVEHNQCSGQKDKNSGGFDSRGNNNVFRYNTVSNVRGAGVRLGGDSDKDGLHNDVYGNTFRKVGVAVVRAERGPQGKVCGNTSQSSSEKKKGKVPVEPLAKC
- a CDS encoding tetratricopeptide repeat protein → MKSILRILLTALMATSTLATAEAAKIVKPTPRPVVETYANWEELRIAKGWPEVNAAVKLPLPKRLLIATAALTTPERKVRNPNYGFALLLAGPTSRDATRLLAKGVLMNEYAFGDRTPAVLRSLAAEAMRGCKSCVAAYGLIQYAGLDVPQNDVVAYKWYRWAAVVGNAKGIEATALALAEGRGTPKNIPEAKKWAVRLEPARRAKLYTEIAKRIVLSKTPDDVAVSSDLLLQSIALNPLDAGRPAKQLLNLDYPPSVQDEAMAAIRAEGRAADPNALKVMAQVLWKKDKPEAVDEAISIFQTLAERGNADAIDYLSRALSRSDVNKSRKDQIIGSLQSAAASGYARASKVLGNAYYYGTGVDASLEKAQTYRESAAKQNDPEAQYLLGMMMLQSTDDAQDDATGRQWLEKSAAGGYPLAQAALQKLSSN